In the Xiamenia xianingshaonis genome, one interval contains:
- the nth gene encoding endonuclease III, whose product MPRELKADKLARAAEIERVMFAYYGEGACSLDYRDPFTLTCAVVLSAQCTDAAVNKVTPVLFDAYPTPAALAGARVEDVEDIIRTLGFFRSKAKNLVALAQTVCSEFGGVIPADVDALQTLPGVGRKTANCVMCEAFRDPQGIAVDTHVFRIAHRLKLAGPSADTPAKTESALMKVYPQSDWLYINHQWVHFGREFCRARSPRCADCIIGDLCPSRGNA is encoded by the coding sequence ATGCCCCGAGAACTGAAAGCCGACAAGCTGGCCCGCGCCGCCGAGATCGAGCGCGTCATGTTCGCCTATTACGGCGAGGGTGCCTGCTCGCTGGACTACCGCGACCCCTTCACGCTGACGTGCGCCGTCGTGCTGTCCGCGCAGTGCACCGACGCGGCGGTCAACAAGGTGACGCCGGTGCTGTTCGACGCCTACCCCACGCCCGCGGCCCTTGCCGGCGCGCGCGTCGAAGACGTGGAAGACATCATCCGCACGCTGGGCTTTTTCCGCTCGAAGGCGAAAAACCTCGTCGCGCTCGCGCAAACCGTGTGTTCGGAGTTCGGCGGCGTCATCCCCGCCGACGTCGACGCGCTGCAAACGCTGCCGGGCGTAGGGCGTAAAACCGCCAACTGCGTCATGTGCGAGGCCTTCCGCGACCCGCAGGGCATCGCCGTGGACACGCACGTCTTCCGCATCGCCCACCGCCTGAAGCTGGCCGGCCCGTCCGCCGACACGCCGGCAAAGACCGAATCGGCGCTGATGAAGGTCTATCCTCAAAGCGACTGGCTCTACATCAACCACCAGTGGGTCCACTTCGGCCGCGAGTTCTGCCGCGCCCGCAGCCCTCGCTGCGCCGACTGCATCATAGGCGATCTCTGCCCCAGCCGCGGCAACGCGTGA